A single region of the Lysinibacillus sp. B2A1 genome encodes:
- a CDS encoding chromosome partitioning protein ParA has protein sequence MITEQQVREILGQLQDPFLHKSLAETDGITNVSIKEEKNHVSVKIAIAKTNTPEQLQLQMKIVEILKEAGANTVGIRFEELSAEKLQGFRGTATESEAQDILSPLSTVQVISIASGKGGVGKSTVSVNLAVALARLGKKVGLIDADIYGFSVPDMMGVADMPKVVDNRIFPVDRFGVKVISMGFFVENNAPIVWRGPMLGKVLDQFFRDVEWGELDYLLLDLPPGTGDVALDIHQMLPSSKEIVVTTPHPTAAFVAARAGAMALQTEHEILGVIENMAWYESKSGDREFVFGQGGGPKLAEELRTELLGQIPLGQPDWSEEDFAPSVYAEKHPTGQIYLDIATKMINKLNK, from the coding sequence GTGATTACTGAACAACAAGTACGAGAAATACTAGGACAACTACAAGATCCATTTTTACATAAATCACTTGCAGAAACAGATGGAATTACAAACGTATCAATAAAAGAAGAAAAAAATCATGTCAGTGTAAAAATTGCGATTGCTAAAACAAATACACCTGAACAATTACAATTACAGATGAAAATTGTTGAAATTTTAAAAGAAGCGGGTGCAAATACGGTAGGCATTCGCTTTGAGGAGCTATCGGCAGAGAAATTACAAGGCTTCCGTGGAACAGCTACTGAATCTGAGGCTCAGGATATTTTATCTCCTCTTAGCACGGTACAAGTTATTTCCATTGCGTCAGGTAAAGGTGGGGTAGGGAAATCTACAGTTTCCGTTAATCTCGCTGTGGCATTAGCACGTCTTGGAAAAAAGGTAGGGTTAATTGATGCCGATATTTACGGATTTAGTGTGCCGGATATGATGGGTGTTGCTGATATGCCAAAAGTGGTAGATAATCGAATTTTCCCAGTTGATCGCTTCGGGGTAAAAGTGATTTCAATGGGCTTCTTTGTTGAAAACAATGCACCAATTGTATGGCGTGGACCAATGTTAGGGAAAGTGTTAGATCAGTTCTTCCGTGATGTAGAATGGGGCGAATTAGACTATCTACTACTTGATTTACCACCAGGTACTGGGGACGTAGCTCTAGATATTCATCAAATGTTGCCTTCATCAAAAGAAATTGTTGTTACAACACCACATCCTACAGCAGCATTCGTTGCGGCTCGTGCAGGTGCAATGGCTCTACAAACAGAACATGAAATATTAGGTGTTATTGAAAATATGGCATGGTACGAGTCAAAATCAGGTGATCGTGAATTTGTATTTGGTCAAGGCGGTGGACCGAAGTTAGCTGAAGAACTGCGTACAGAATTACTAGGACAAATCCCTCTGGGCCAACCAGACTGGTCAGAAGAAGATTTTGCACCTTCTGTTTATGCTGAAAAACATCCAACAGGACAAATTTATTTAGATATCGCGACGAAAATGATCAATAAATTAAATAAATAA
- a CDS encoding N-acetylmuramoyl-L-alanine amidase, protein MKRWLALGVIMLMSIVVVAYETNASDRNFFLPDPLGGQKIVIDAGHGGQDGGASKGEVIEKDITLAIAQYVEKELKKKGATVVMTRTQDGDVIEEHAPSEKFGTMRERKKQDIFLRKDIVEKEKPDIFITIHANAIPETKWRGAQVFYHKEGHAESELLAKSIQESIRTNLKNTDREALSIKQIYLLKKVEVPAALVETGFISNDEERALLTDKKYQEKMGDAIVEGIEAYLLAKIE, encoded by the coding sequence GTGAAGCGCTGGCTTGCACTAGGAGTAATTATGCTAATGAGTATAGTGGTTGTGGCATATGAAACGAATGCTTCAGACCGTAACTTCTTCTTACCAGACCCACTTGGTGGTCAAAAGATTGTCATTGATGCGGGGCATGGGGGTCAGGATGGAGGAGCTTCAAAGGGAGAAGTGATTGAAAAGGATATTACACTTGCAATTGCTCAGTATGTTGAGAAAGAGCTAAAGAAAAAAGGCGCAACAGTTGTAATGACGAGAACACAGGATGGAGATGTTATCGAGGAGCATGCGCCGTCAGAAAAGTTTGGTACAATGCGTGAACGAAAGAAACAGGATATCTTTTTAAGAAAAGATATTGTTGAAAAAGAAAAACCAGATATTTTTATTACAATTCATGCAAATGCTATCCCAGAGACAAAATGGCGTGGAGCACAGGTGTTTTATCATAAAGAAGGACATGCTGAAAGTGAATTATTAGCAAAGAGCATTCAAGAATCTATTCGTACTAATTTAAAAAACACGGACCGAGAAGCACTGTCTATCAAACAAATATATTTATTGAAAAAAGTTGAAGTACCTGCTGCACTTGTAGAAACAGGATTTATCAGCAATGATGAGGAACGTGCACTTTTAACGGATAAAAAATATCAAGAAAAAATGGGAGATGCCATTGTTGAAGGTATAGAAGCCTATTTATTAGCTAAAATTGAATAG
- a CDS encoding TIGR00159 family protein, with protein MQIIEHFADLTPVNIVINFLDVLLVWYVVYKILTLIKGTKAVQLLKGIFVIIIARIITDFLGLETLGWMLNQVIEFGFLAIIIIFQPEIRRGLEQIGRGKLFQRSTSQVEEEQTRLIEAMKKSVSYMAKRRIGALISIEKETGLNEYIETGIGLNAEISSELLINIFIPNTPLHDGAVIMQKDKVTAAACYLPLSESPFISKELGTRHRAALGLSEVTDAITIVVSEETGAISITLNGNLHRNLSLEEFETLLRNMWFGTAQESNAASKLTWRGKKNG; from the coding sequence GTGCAAATTATCGAACATTTTGCTGATTTAACACCTGTGAATATTGTTATTAACTTCTTAGATGTACTGCTTGTTTGGTACGTTGTTTATAAAATTTTAACCCTCATTAAAGGTACGAAGGCTGTCCAATTATTAAAAGGGATTTTCGTAATAATTATTGCACGCATCATTACGGACTTTTTAGGGTTAGAAACGTTAGGCTGGATGCTCAATCAAGTCATCGAGTTTGGTTTCTTAGCGATCATTATTATTTTCCAACCTGAAATCAGACGAGGTCTTGAACAAATTGGTCGAGGAAAGTTATTCCAACGCTCTACTAGCCAGGTTGAGGAAGAGCAAACACGGCTTATCGAGGCCATGAAGAAATCTGTTAGTTATATGGCTAAACGTCGTATAGGGGCGTTAATTTCTATTGAAAAGGAAACGGGTTTAAATGAATATATTGAGACAGGCATAGGTCTTAATGCTGAAATCTCTTCTGAATTACTTATTAACATTTTCATACCTAATACACCACTTCATGATGGAGCCGTTATTATGCAGAAGGATAAAGTAACTGCAGCAGCTTGTTACTTACCACTCTCTGAAAGTCCGTTTATTTCAAAGGAACTTGGGACACGCCACCGTGCTGCACTTGGCTTAAGTGAAGTGACAGATGCGATAACGATTGTTGTATCAGAAGAAACTGGTGCTATTAGTATTACACTGAATGGCAACCTACACCGAAATCTTTCTCTAGAGGAATTCGAAACACTGTTACGTAACATGTGGTTTGGAACAGCACAAGAATCAAATGCAGCCTCTAAGTTGACTTGGAGGGGGAAAAAGAATGGATAA
- a CDS encoding RNA polymerase sigma factor SigW, producing the protein MDALVNKRIKQVLKGDQNAFADIVSLYQHKLYQVCYRMLGNKQESEDIAQEAFVRAYMNLHTFDQKRKFSTWLYRIATNLCIDRIRKKKPDYYLDAEVAGTEGLDMYSQIAADDQLPEEQIEQMELQDRIQYEIGRLPDKYRSVIVLKYIEELSLQEISEILDMPLGTVKTRIHRGREALRKQLNNL; encoded by the coding sequence ATGGATGCGTTAGTAAATAAGAGAATAAAACAAGTGCTTAAAGGCGATCAAAACGCATTTGCCGATATTGTGAGTCTCTATCAGCACAAACTGTACCAAGTATGCTATAGGATGTTAGGAAATAAACAAGAATCTGAGGATATTGCTCAAGAAGCATTTGTTCGTGCCTACATGAATTTGCATACTTTTGATCAGAAACGGAAATTTTCGACGTGGCTTTATCGCATAGCGACTAACCTCTGCATAGATCGTATTCGGAAAAAAAAGCCAGATTATTATTTAGATGCTGAAGTAGCTGGTACAGAAGGGCTTGATATGTATTCACAAATCGCAGCAGATGACCAGCTACCAGAGGAACAAATAGAGCAAATGGAGCTACAGGATCGCATTCAATATGAAATTGGACGTTTGCCAGATAAATATCGTTCAGTTATAGTATTGAAATATATTGAAGAGTTATCGTTGCAAGAAATTAGCGAGATTTTAGATATGCCTCTTGGAACGGTGAAAACGAGAATTCACCGCGGACGTGAAGCATTACGTAAGCAATTAAACAATCTGTAG
- a CDS encoding IS110 family transposase translates to MEVFIKNCAGLDVHSETIVACVLKGRHENEVYQEIETFPTLTKDLFRLLKWLESHEVTHIAMESTGVYWKPVFNILEDFFDITLANAQRIKNVPGRKTDVSDAEWIAKLLRHGLIEKSFVPPVEIRELRDLTRLRKKWIGHLTSEKNRIQKVLESSNVKLSTVISDVFGVSGRKLLNRLIEQGYVDEADVEKNIHGRLAPKKQLITDSLFGTLNEHQIFLIRQSWRHIEYLESLVLEIEERINQLLQNYHEELQLLMTIPGIKKDTAAVIIAEIGVNMNQFPTSQHLASWAGVSPGNHESAGKRKSTRSIKGNPHIKSAMCEAAWAVSRSRNRWLANKYWSLAARRGKKKALVAISHRMLRIIYSMLLNKEPYKEPQLV, encoded by the coding sequence ATGGAGGTATTTATTAAGAATTGTGCAGGCTTAGATGTGCATTCTGAGACAATTGTTGCTTGCGTTTTAAAAGGGAGACACGAAAACGAAGTATATCAAGAAATAGAAACTTTCCCTACGCTCACGAAAGATTTGTTTCGTCTATTGAAATGGTTAGAAAGCCATGAAGTTACACATATTGCGATGGAGAGTACGGGTGTGTATTGGAAACCTGTATTTAATATTTTGGAGGACTTTTTTGATATTACACTTGCGAATGCCCAACGAATCAAAAACGTTCCTGGCAGAAAAACAGACGTTTCAGATGCAGAATGGATTGCGAAGTTATTACGTCATGGCTTGATTGAAAAGAGTTTTGTTCCACCCGTGGAGATTCGAGAACTCAGAGATTTAACAAGACTTCGGAAAAAGTGGATTGGCCATTTAACTTCTGAAAAGAATCGCATTCAAAAAGTATTAGAAAGTTCAAATGTCAAACTAAGTACTGTGATTTCAGATGTATTTGGCGTATCCGGGCGTAAATTACTAAATCGATTAATTGAACAAGGTTATGTAGATGAAGCCGATGTCGAAAAGAATATTCATGGAAGGTTAGCCCCTAAAAAACAATTGATTACCGATTCTTTATTTGGAACACTCAATGAACATCAAATATTTCTTATTCGCCAATCTTGGCGACACATTGAATATTTGGAGTCATTGGTTTTAGAAATTGAAGAACGGATTAATCAACTATTACAAAATTATCATGAAGAACTTCAATTATTAATGACAATTCCAGGTATAAAAAAAGATACTGCCGCAGTTATCATTGCAGAAATTGGTGTAAACATGAATCAGTTTCCCACATCACAACACCTTGCTTCATGGGCAGGCGTATCTCCTGGTAATCATGAGAGTGCAGGAAAAAGAAAAAGTACGCGTTCTATTAAGGGAAATCCACACATTAAATCGGCCATGTGTGAGGCAGCTTGGGCAGTTTCAAGAAGTCGAAATCGTTGGTTAGCGAACAAATATTGGTCACTCGCAGCACGAAGAGGCAAGAAAAAAGCACTCGTTGCGATTTCGCATCGAATGCTTCGAATTATTTACTCCATGCTACTGAACAAGGAGCCATATAAAGAACCACAATTGGTTTAG
- a CDS encoding KinB-signaling pathway activation protein, whose translation MTIRNWAKFFFFAMLVGGAVNGICSLFIRWDFFQPYITNGHWGEFLAGLLWMVFLGFTMSVIAQAGFFAYLTLHQVGVNIFRTLTLWNWVQLLLIAITIFDVIFFRFVPGIKEGQSWIFYLGLLIVLIFGAVATAVQKVKMTGKKHVLISALFFMIVITTLEWTIALMGRDENINEYVALLLFPLLAVNAYQLLVLPKYNAKSDEDRQKLEARRKARREQAKNANA comes from the coding sequence GTGACGATACGAAATTGGGCAAAGTTTTTCTTTTTTGCAATGCTCGTTGGAGGCGCTGTCAACGGAATTTGTAGCTTGTTTATTAGGTGGGATTTCTTCCAACCATACATAACAAATGGTCATTGGGGAGAATTTTTAGCAGGGCTTTTATGGATGGTCTTTTTAGGATTTACGATGAGTGTTATTGCACAAGCAGGATTCTTTGCTTATTTAACCCTTCATCAAGTAGGGGTTAACATTTTCAGAACACTGACGCTGTGGAATTGGGTTCAGTTATTATTAATTGCTATTACTATTTTTGACGTTATATTCTTCCGCTTTGTCCCAGGCATTAAAGAAGGCCAAAGTTGGATATTTTATTTAGGATTATTAATTGTTTTAATTTTTGGAGCAGTTGCAACAGCAGTTCAAAAAGTAAAAATGACGGGGAAAAAGCACGTTTTAATTTCCGCATTATTCTTTATGATTGTCATTACAACGCTGGAATGGACGATTGCTTTAATGGGGCGTGATGAAAATATTAACGAATATGTCGCATTGTTACTATTTCCATTACTTGCTGTAAATGCCTATCAATTATTAGTATTACCCAAATATAATGCAAAATCCGATGAAGATCGTCAAAAATTAGAAGCACGCCGTAAAGCACGTAGAGAACAAGCTAAAAATGCAAACGCATAA
- a CDS encoding spore gernimation protein yields the protein MRKFTLLLILMLFLSACSQDKTSTMSYDEIKKIMIDSLQTEDGKKALRQLLEEPSFRELLILEHEEVKKATEETLLSKEAEDFWKKTFEDPKFKETVAKSMQKQQQDIMKELIKDPTFQKDMEAFFGQPDMQKQLETILKSSNMRKQMEEVVKETIESPLMQTKWQELIKKSGGEATAASGKDEKKAGGGDGTDKEQNNTQ from the coding sequence ATGCGAAAATTTACCTTATTACTAATTCTAATGCTTTTTCTTTCTGCCTGTTCACAAGATAAAACCTCTACCATGTCCTATGATGAAATAAAAAAAATTATGATTGACTCTTTACAAACCGAGGACGGTAAAAAGGCTTTACGACAGCTTTTAGAGGAGCCCAGCTTTCGCGAATTACTGATTTTGGAGCATGAAGAAGTGAAGAAGGCTACCGAGGAAACCTTACTTTCTAAGGAAGCAGAAGATTTTTGGAAGAAAACATTCGAGGATCCAAAGTTTAAAGAAACTGTCGCTAAAAGTATGCAAAAGCAGCAACAGGATATTATGAAGGAATTAATCAAGGATCCCACTTTCCAAAAGGATATGGAGGCATTCTTTGGACAGCCTGATATGCAAAAGCAGTTAGAAACGATTCTAAAGTCTTCCAACATGAGAAAGCAAATGGAGGAAGTCGTAAAAGAAACGATTGAAAGTCCACTTATGCAAACAAAATGGCAGGAGCTTATTAAAAAAAGTGGCGGTGAAGCAACAGCAGCTTCTGGAAAAGATGAGAAAAAAGCAGGTGGCGGTGACGGCACTGACAAGGAACAAAATAATACCCAGTAA
- the rocF gene encoding arginase, whose amino-acid sequence MNKLNISIIGVPTDYGQARRGVDMGPSAIRYAGVVERLEAIGHKVQDLGDIRVSQTLKNAIVDEKLLNLEEVIDVSTALANNVHEVLEQKKFPLVFGGDHSIAIGTLAGLGEHYKNLGVIWYDAHADLNTPETTPSGNIHGMPLAVSIGLGHDRLVRIRDFAPKIKPENVIIIGARSVDSGERELIRQQGIKVYTMHEIDRLGMTRVMEDALSYLKERNVDGLHLSLDLDGLDPLYTPGVGTPVPGGITYRESHLAMEMLQESGMLTSAEFVEVNPILDEKNTTANVAVALMGSLFGETLV is encoded by the coding sequence ATGAATAAACTTAATATTTCTATTATTGGAGTTCCAACTGATTATGGGCAAGCACGTAGAGGCGTAGACATGGGGCCAAGTGCGATCCGTTACGCAGGAGTTGTGGAACGCTTAGAGGCGATTGGTCATAAGGTACAGGATCTAGGGGATATCCGTGTTAGTCAAACACTTAAAAATGCTATTGTAGATGAGAAACTACTCAATTTAGAGGAAGTAATTGATGTTAGTACAGCTTTAGCAAATAATGTACACGAAGTATTAGAGCAGAAAAAGTTCCCGCTAGTATTTGGTGGAGATCATAGTATTGCTATTGGGACACTAGCTGGGCTTGGAGAGCATTACAAAAACCTAGGTGTTATTTGGTATGATGCACATGCTGATTTAAATACACCTGAGACAACACCTTCTGGCAATATACATGGTATGCCTTTGGCTGTAAGCATCGGACTTGGTCATGATCGCTTAGTCAGAATTCGTGACTTTGCGCCAAAAATTAAACCTGAGAATGTTATCATTATTGGAGCACGATCTGTAGACTCAGGTGAACGTGAACTTATTCGTCAACAAGGCATTAAGGTATATACAATGCATGAAATTGATCGCCTTGGTATGACGCGTGTAATGGAAGATGCTCTTAGCTATTTAAAAGAACGAAATGTTGATGGCTTGCACTTATCACTTGATTTAGATGGTCTGGATCCACTTTATACGCCAGGAGTAGGGACACCTGTTCCAGGGGGAATTACGTATCGTGAAAGTCATTTAGCTATGGAAATGTTACAAGAATCGGGTATGTTGACATCTGCTGAATTTGTTGAAGTAAATCCGATTTTAGATGAAAAAAATACAACGGCTAATGTTGCTGTTGCATTAATGGGTTCTTTATTCGGAGAAACACTAGTTTAA
- a CDS encoding acyl--CoA ligase — MVTNDLIAPEFYNITEELEKFSQDSERQAIRWLNTQQERRTISYLELVQKMNQYAHAFTKRGLQKGDRVLVITPRLPEAYFVFLGCLKAGIVPISCSEMLRASDLEYRMEHSSASAVIAFEAFTGEVDRITSSVEALNNKLVIGTATGNWTSLNELASTQPDTFTAVPTKRDDMAFLSYTSGTTGKPKGVVHSHGWGYAHIRTAASQWLCVREGDLVWATAAPGWQKWIWSPFLSTIMLGATAFVYHGGFDAKTYLQLLQDEKINVLCCTPTEYRIISKVDNLKEYNLSSLRSAVSAGEPLNRPVIEAFMNHFGLKVRDGYGQTENTLLIGTLENTELRPGSMGVPTPGNIVRIVDNEGNEASVGEVGDIAVHKSSPALFKEYYREPERTQAAFRGDWYITGDQAKCDEDGYFWFEGRGDDIIISSGYTIGPFEVEDALNKHEAVQECAVVAAPDEIRGNIVKAFVILREAFRDRDEEELTKELQEHVKALTAPYKYPRSIVFIDELPKTTSGKIRRVELRTVTV, encoded by the coding sequence ATGGTTACAAACGATTTAATTGCACCAGAATTTTATAACATTACTGAGGAATTAGAGAAATTTTCTCAAGATAGTGAACGTCAAGCAATAAGATGGTTAAATACTCAACAGGAGCGCCGAACTATTTCCTATTTAGAGCTTGTTCAAAAAATGAATCAATACGCGCATGCTTTTACGAAGAGGGGGCTTCAAAAAGGCGATCGTGTATTAGTCATTACTCCACGTCTACCTGAGGCATACTTTGTCTTCCTTGGCTGTCTAAAAGCTGGTATTGTTCCTATATCTTGCTCTGAGATGTTACGTGCAAGTGATTTAGAATATCGTATGGAGCACTCCTCTGCAAGTGCAGTGATTGCTTTTGAGGCATTCACGGGGGAAGTAGATCGCATTACTTCTTCTGTAGAGGCTTTAAATAATAAATTGGTTATCGGAACTGCTACTGGTAATTGGACGTCATTAAATGAATTAGCAAGCACGCAGCCAGACACATTTACTGCAGTTCCTACAAAACGCGACGACATGGCATTTCTTTCTTATACTTCTGGTACAACTGGTAAACCAAAGGGAGTCGTTCATTCACACGGCTGGGGATATGCACATATTCGCACAGCAGCTTCACAATGGCTTTGTGTACGTGAGGGTGATTTAGTATGGGCTACGGCAGCACCAGGATGGCAAAAATGGATTTGGAGTCCGTTTTTATCCACTATAATGCTGGGTGCAACTGCATTTGTCTATCATGGCGGATTCGACGCAAAAACATATCTTCAACTACTTCAAGATGAAAAGATAAATGTATTATGTTGTACACCAACTGAATATCGTATTATTTCGAAAGTTGATAATTTAAAAGAATACAATCTATCATCATTGCGAAGCGCAGTTTCTGCTGGTGAACCATTAAATCGCCCAGTCATAGAAGCATTTATGAATCACTTTGGTCTTAAAGTCCGAGACGGCTATGGTCAAACGGAAAATACACTGTTAATTGGCACACTAGAGAATACTGAATTACGTCCTGGTTCAATGGGTGTTCCAACTCCTGGTAATATTGTACGTATTGTAGACAATGAAGGTAATGAAGCATCTGTTGGGGAAGTTGGGGATATCGCTGTTCATAAGTCATCTCCTGCTTTATTTAAGGAATACTATCGTGAGCCTGAACGTACACAAGCTGCTTTCCGTGGCGATTGGTATATTACTGGTGACCAAGCCAAATGTGACGAGGATGGTTATTTTTGGTTTGAAGGTCGCGGAGATGACATCATCATCTCATCGGGCTATACAATTGGACCATTTGAAGTAGAGGATGCTTTGAATAAACACGAGGCTGTACAAGAATGTGCTGTTGTAGCAGCACCAGATGAAATCCGAGGAAATATCGTGAAAGCCTTTGTTATTTTACGAGAAGCCTTTAGAGACCGTGATGAAGAAGAATTAACTAAAGAGCTTCAGGAGCACGTTAAGGCATTAACAGCGCCTTATAAATACCCTCGTAGCATTGTCTTTATCGATGAATTACCTAAAACTACTTCTGGTAAGATTCGACGTGTAGAACTACGAACAGTAACTGTTTAA
- a CDS encoding phosphoglucosamine mutase, which produces MGKYFGTDGVRGVANSELTPEFAFKLGRVGGYILTKDATDRPKVLIGRDTRISGEMLEGALVAGLLSIGVEVMRLGVISTPGVAYLTRILSANAGVMISASHNPVADNGIKFFGPDGFKLTDAQENEIEALLDALEDTLPRPIGADLGSVSDYFEGGQKYIQYLKQTVDEEFDGIHVALDCAHGATSSLATHLFADLEADISTMGASPTGLNINDGVGSTHPEGLAKFVTEKDADVGLAFDGDGDRLIAVDENGKIVDGDQIMFIIGKHLNAVGRLKKQTIVSTVMSNMGFYKAVESNGMKSVQTAVGDRYVVEEMRAHEYNLGGEQSGHIVFLDYNTTGDGLLTGIQLVNIMKATGKKLSELASEMKIYPQRLVNVRVTDKHAVTENSKVAAAIAEVEADMAGNGRVLVRPSGTEPLVRVMVEAATEIDCTRYVERIADVVRAEMGLSE; this is translated from the coding sequence ATGGGTAAATATTTTGGAACAGATGGCGTCCGTGGTGTCGCGAATAGTGAGTTAACACCTGAATTTGCATTTAAACTTGGCCGAGTAGGGGGCTATATTTTAACAAAGGATGCAACAGATCGTCCCAAGGTTTTAATTGGTCGTGACACACGTATCTCAGGTGAAATGCTAGAAGGAGCACTTGTGGCTGGCCTTTTATCAATCGGTGTAGAGGTGATGCGTCTTGGAGTTATTTCAACTCCAGGTGTGGCTTACCTAACTAGAATTCTGAGTGCAAACGCAGGCGTCATGATTTCAGCTTCACATAACCCAGTTGCAGATAATGGCATTAAATTTTTCGGTCCGGATGGTTTTAAGCTGACAGATGCACAAGAAAATGAAATCGAAGCATTACTTGATGCACTAGAAGATACATTGCCACGTCCAATAGGGGCAGATTTAGGCTCTGTAAGTGACTACTTTGAGGGTGGACAAAAATATATTCAATACTTAAAACAAACAGTAGATGAAGAGTTTGATGGCATCCATGTAGCACTAGACTGTGCACATGGTGCTACATCTTCCTTAGCTACACATTTATTTGCGGATTTGGAAGCGGATATTTCAACAATGGGTGCTTCACCAACAGGTCTAAATATTAATGATGGTGTAGGATCTACACATCCAGAAGGACTAGCTAAATTTGTCACTGAAAAAGATGCAGATGTTGGTCTAGCATTCGATGGTGATGGTGATCGTTTAATTGCTGTAGATGAAAACGGAAAAATTGTTGATGGTGACCAAATTATGTTTATCATTGGTAAGCATTTAAATGCAGTGGGACGCTTGAAAAAACAAACAATCGTATCAACAGTAATGAGTAATATGGGCTTCTACAAAGCTGTAGAAAGCAATGGTATGAAAAGTGTTCAAACAGCAGTTGGTGATCGATATGTTGTAGAAGAAATGCGCGCCCATGAATATAACTTAGGCGGCGAGCAATCAGGTCATATTGTTTTCCTTGACTATAATACAACGGGTGACGGCTTACTAACAGGTATTCAGCTAGTAAATATTATGAAAGCAACTGGGAAAAAACTTTCTGAGTTAGCATCCGAAATGAAGATTTACCCACAGCGTTTAGTAAATGTACGTGTAACTGATAAGCATGCTGTTACAGAGAATTCTAAGGTTGCAGCAGCTATTGCTGAGGTTGAAGCGGATATGGCAGGCAACGGCCGTGTGTTAGTCCGTCCTTCTGGTACAGAGCCACTTGTACGGGTAATGGTGGAAGCTGCAACAGAGATAGACTGTACACGTTATGTAGAGCGCATTGCTGATGTCGTCCGCGCTGAAATGGGTCTAAGTGAATAA
- a CDS encoding anti-sigma factor encodes MNTCPEHIIDYMHDYLDGDISREHEQELKQHLHSCSDCKQLMQELSETIAFVKSASHITAPPHFEESVMARLPKPKSRVGMQKWIRRHPLFVAAAVFCLFMSATLIGNFMDDQHFSVTKQPNLVVDGQTVIVPEGEVVKGDIVVKNGDLIVEGEVDGNVTVINGQYMASSAVVSGKIEEIDEAFEWLWYTIKNSVKTALTFEEKEETK; translated from the coding sequence ATGAATACTTGTCCAGAGCATATTATAGACTATATGCATGATTATTTAGACGGTGACATTAGTCGTGAGCATGAGCAAGAGTTAAAACAACATTTGCATTCATGTAGTGATTGTAAACAATTGATGCAAGAATTGAGTGAAACAATCGCCTTTGTGAAGAGTGCTTCCCATATTACAGCACCTCCGCATTTTGAAGAATCTGTGATGGCTCGTTTGCCGAAACCCAAAAGTCGTGTAGGCATGCAAAAATGGATTCGCCGGCATCCATTATTTGTGGCAGCAGCAGTGTTTTGCTTATTCATGAGTGCAACTTTAATTGGTAATTTCATGGATGATCAACATTTCTCAGTAACAAAACAGCCAAACTTAGTTGTTGATGGTCAGACAGTCATAGTACCTGAGGGAGAAGTGGTGAAAGGCGATATTGTTGTTAAAAATGGTGATTTAATTGTTGAGGGTGAAGTTGATGGCAATGTCACTGTTATTAACGGGCAGTATATGGCTTCTTCGGCAGTTGTGTCAGGTAAAATTGAGGAAATTGACGAAGCATTCGAATGGTTATGGTATACAATCAAAAATTCAGTAAAAACCGCTTTGACATTCGAGGAGAAAGAAGAAACTAAATAA